From Streptomyces sp. SAI-135:
GCCGCCGCTCGCCGGGACGTCGGCGCTTGCCGTTCCGGTCGTCGGCCAGGTGGTCTTCTTCAGCCGTTCGCGGGTCTCGCGGGCCGCCGGTGCCGCCTTGTCCTTCGGCGCCTTGGACGTGCCGGGCTTGAGTACACCGACCTTGTCGATCTTCGCGTCGGGCCGCTCCTCCAGCTTCTTGCGTGCCGTGGATTGGGCCTGGGCGGCGAAGTCGTATCCCGACGGGATCACGACTTGCGGCAGGAGAGAAAGCGAGGCAACGAGTACGCCACGGCCGAGCCAGCGGCGTACTGCCACTCCTGGCAGCCGTCTGCGGAAAGGCGGTGAAGACACGATGAAGTCCCCTGTTCTCGGAGATGATCAGGAAGCATGCAGGTGACGGCCTCGGCGCCCAGGAGCGCTGTGACTCGGCGGTGCGCTGTGGACCACGCGGGAAATCCGGGCAGGGCGGGACAGGGCAGATTGTGAGGCTGGTCCTGTCCCGCCCTGCTGCTACTGCTGTTCGATGTTGAACCGGTTGGCGATCATGTCGGTGGAGGTGGCTCCGGCCCAGAGGCGGACACTGTCGATCGTTCCGGGGAAGTAGCGCGCGGGAGCACCGTTGATTTTTGCCCGGCCGATCTCAAACGCACCGCTGCCCTGCCAGGGGGCGGTGTAGGGCACGCCGTTCTCGTCGCCCATCTGGGCGCTGTCTACGTAGAGCTTGAGGCCGCCGAGCTTGGAGGTGTCGTCGTCGACGGCTGTCGCCTGGGCGTCGTAGACGACCGTCAGCATGACCGGGACGCCGAGTTGGGCCGTGGTGAGGGCATTGGATGCGCTCGTGGTCCAGGCAGCCCCGGTGCCGTCCTTGTCGGGGCGGCCGAAGGTCCATCTCCCCTGAGTGCTACCGGCCGGCTGCTCGTACCACACGCCCCAGGCGGACTGGCTCGTCCCGGACTGGCCGAACACCTGCACCGCATACGCCTTGCTGGTGTCGGCGAACTGGGCGGGGTTCAGCGTCACCCAGGCAGTCGCGGTGAACGAACCGGTGTCATCGACGACAGGGCCGGCGGCGGATGCGTAAGCGGTGGTGCCGTTGAGAGTCATGGTCTGGGTAGTGGTGACTTCTTCGCCGATGTCCGGGTCGCCGTGACTGATCTGGGTGAGTGCGGCGCCGTTAAGGGTGAGGTTGCGGGCGAAGCCGCTGGTGTCCTTCACCGTGGTGCCGGTCGCGTTCGCGACGTCTGTGGCGTCCCACTTGGCCACCAGCGCGGGGACCGGGTCGCCGGAGGTGCCGTCGGAGAGGTCCTCGTCCTCCAGCCACGCCTCGTGGGCCACCTCGCTGTCCGCGAGCGTGCGGGACCAGACCTTCACCTCGTCGATGGTTCCGGCGAAGTTGTCCTTGCTGGCCCCAGAGGCCAGGAGCCGCCCCACCTGCAGGCCGCCCGATGCCTTCCACGGAGCGACCGGGAACGGCACCGGAGTGCCCTGCGGCACGCCGTTGACGTAGAGCTGAACGGTGTTGGCTGCCGCGTCGTAGACGCCGGTCAGGTGAGTCCAAGCGTTCAGGACCGGCGGCCTGGCGCTGATCGAGCGGGTGATCGCGGGACTGGCGACATCCGTCTGGTGCCGGTTGAAGATCCAGGCGTTGTAGGCGGTGGAGTAGTACAGCTGGAATCCGGCGGCGTTAGTGCCCGCCTGGGACAGGGCGGTGTAGTTGACATCCTTTTTCGTCAGCCGTACCCAGGCGGAGACGGTGAAGGACTTGGTGGTGTCCAGCACCGGGCCGGAGGTGGCCAGGTAGGCGCTCGTGCCATTGAGCTTCGCCGCACCAATGCCGCTGCGGGCGAGCGTGTCCCAGGTGGATCCTGACGAGGTCAGCGGGTGCTGGGTGGCAGTGGTGGAGTCGGTGAGCGTGTTGTCCAGGTGCCAGATCCCGGAGGGCTGTTCGGCGCCCTTCACCAGGAAGCTGTAGTAGCCGGTCAGGGAACTGTTCTGGGCCGCGTCAAAGCCCCAGACCTGCAGGGTGTTCTCACCGGCCTGATTTGGTGTGATGGTCTGGGTGGTGGCGGTGCCCTTGGCGACAGGGATCGCAGAGGAGACCGGGCCGCTGTTCAGCTTCCACTTGTAGCTGGTGACGTCCGACTGAATACCGGCCGTGGCCAGGTCGTCGTCCCCAGGAGTGAAGGTGAACTTGCCCGGCGTTCCCACCCCGCCCGCAGCCGGGGCGGTCTCGGCCGGCCCGTAGTCCGCGCTGGTCACCACCGGAGACGGCGGCTGCTTCGTGTCAACCCGGAAGTAACACCAGGACGACCACGACGAGTCCAGTACGCCGGTAACACCCCTGTCCGTCATGTAGTAAGCCTGCGTCTTGACCCGCATCCGGTAGTTCGTCTGTTCCGGCAGCACACTGGTGGATGCACTGCGGGCGGCGTTGTCAGCCACCCAGGCCCCGTCCGGCGAAGCCGCCGCCCAGACACGGCTGGAACCATCCGCCTTCCACACCTCAAACGATGCACGCAACTGGGCCTGGCTGCCGTCCGCCGACTGCACGGTGGCCAGCATCTTCGGCGAGGAATCACTCGTGGCGAACGGCAGGCCGGAGGCGTTGCAGGCCCGCCCAGTGTTGCCCTGCTGGACGCCATAAGAGGTCGGCGTGGACGGGTAGGACACGTACGTCACCGACAGCTTGGCGTCATTGCGGAACCGCGCCCAGGCGCCCGCGTCGGACTCGTCGTGCGCGGTCAGCGAGAACGTAATCTGCGCAGCCTTGTTCGCGGCGTGCGTGGCAAGGGTCGTCGTCAGGTTTTCGTTCGGCTCTCCGTTTACGTTGTCACTGAACCGCACCCAGTTCGCCGGTTGCGACGGTTTGCACAATTCGCCCCGCCCGTAGGCCACGCTCTGGTCCCCCATCAGGTCATCCGCCGTAGGCCGGGTGGACCAGGTGGTGCTGGAGGAGATGCCCTTATTCACATGGCTCAGGTCGTAGGTGTGCGGATCACAGGTGAATGTCCACAGCTGGTACACCTCCATCGTGGCGTCCAGAATCTTCTTGCCATGGATCGAGGACAGCGGGTACTCGAAGTACATGCGCTGCGTGTATGGGGTGTTGGCGCAGAGGTAGCCGGCGTAGTTGGAGCAGCGCCCCACACCCTTGTCCCCGTCGAACTCCCAGTACTTGGTGCCGTTGGAGGCCAGGGCCGTCCAGTCGCCCAGCGCGATGCCCTTGGTGGGCGGGTCGATGTAGAGGGGGAAGACGGTGTCCTCACCGTGCAGCAGCGCCGGATCCGGCGTCATCTCCAAAGTGCTATCAGTGATTTTGAGCGGCACCTCGGCCGCAGCATCACCACTGCCCGGACCCTCCGATGAGGCCGGCTCTCCCCCGGCTGCTGGCAGCGGAACCGTGTCCGCCTCCCCTGCGGCTTCCGTCCCCGCAGATGCGGCATC
This genomic window contains:
- a CDS encoding LamG domain-containing protein, with protein sequence MLLVGAIPLVGVGAAPALADDGAAAAVTDQTSESEASALAAQSGERVVVDTATTESSQVLANPDGTFTQEMNAAPVRARKDDGTWALIDTTLVREADGSVRSKNTTADVTFSGGGSTDGLVTLADEGHKLRLGWPTSLPEPRIDGSTATYAGVFPDVDLKLTALSSGYTSVLVVKTAEAAKNPALATISMSVSGSGLDIAPTADGGFVARDGDGSPVFGSPAGRMWDSAGDTPAAASGVSTQLVRDAASAGTEAAGEADTVPLPAAGGEPASSEGPGSGDAAAEVPLKITDSTLEMTPDPALLHGEDTVFPLYIDPPTKGIALGDWTALASNGTKYWEFDGDKGVGRCSNYAGYLCANTPYTQRMYFEYPLSSIHGKKILDATMEVYQLWTFTCDPHTYDLSHVNKGISSSTTWSTRPTADDLMGDQSVAYGRGELCKPSQPANWVRFSDNVNGEPNENLTTTLATHAANKAAQITFSLTAHDESDAGAWARFRNDAKLSVTYVSYPSTPTSYGVQQGNTGRACNASGLPFATSDSSPKMLATVQSADGSQAQLRASFEVWKADGSSRVWAAASPDGAWVADNAARSASTSVLPEQTNYRMRVKTQAYYMTDRGVTGVLDSSWSSWCYFRVDTKQPPSPVVTSADYGPAETAPAAGGVGTPGKFTFTPGDDDLATAGIQSDVTSYKWKLNSGPVSSAIPVAKGTATTQTITPNQAGENTLQVWGFDAAQNSSLTGYYSFLVKGAEQPSGIWHLDNTLTDSTTATQHPLTSSGSTWDTLARSGIGAAKLNGTSAYLATSGPVLDTTKSFTVSAWVRLTKKDVNYTALSQAGTNAAGFQLYYSTAYNAWIFNRHQTDVASPAITRSISARPPVLNAWTHLTGVYDAAANTVQLYVNGVPQGTPVPFPVAPWKASGGLQVGRLLASGASKDNFAGTIDEVKVWSRTLADSEVAHEAWLEDEDLSDGTSGDPVPALVAKWDATDVANATGTTVKDTSGFARNLTLNGAALTQISHGDPDIGEEVTTTQTMTLNGTTAYASAAGPVVDDTGSFTATAWVTLNPAQFADTSKAYAVQVFGQSGTSQSAWGVWYEQPAGSTQGRWTFGRPDKDGTGAAWTTSASNALTTAQLGVPVMLTVVYDAQATAVDDDTSKLGGLKLYVDSAQMGDENGVPYTAPWQGSGAFEIGRAKINGAPARYFPGTIDSVRLWAGATSTDMIANRFNIEQQ